TGCTCCCAAAAAACAAAATACAACCTTCCTCTCCACCAACATAACCCATAGGTAAGTTATGGCTAACCACAAAATCAAAAGAAATTGTTCCCAAATATACTTACGGCTGTAACCGTTACTCGCTACGCAACAACCTCTTAACCAAGCAAATCCTCCCACGTTCGCCAAGTCTTTTGAATAAGGCCAAATCGTTATGGTTGTTGAATAACAACTTAGCTGCAGCAACTTGTTCATCTTCTGAAAGGTCGGGAAGAGCTTGCAAAGCCTCCAAAACCGTATCTTGAACAGCCGAGAGTTTGTCATCGGCGGAAAATTCCTTGATCAATTGTGACATCGTGTCTTTCGTTATGTGAGCGAGGTTGTTGATTGCTTGGACTATTGATTCATCATGCTCACTAACGTGCTTCCTTTTTTTACTTTTAGCGGACGTACCTGCATTTGTTTTCGATGTTGGCGTATGCGTGTCAGATATGGAATCATCAAAACCATCGAACGGGATATATGTACGTTTCTCTTCAATGAACTCTCCGTGTGGAACTTCTTCACCAAGATTAAGAACTTGTTGTAAAGCATTCTCAAAAGTCTTCGATTGCTCTCCAGTAGCTCTATCATTTCCAAATATTTCAGCCCAATCATTGAAATGCGTCCACTGCTTATGCCGCATTGCTCTGAAAGTTGGATCATGCTGCActcaaaagaaaaaataaatgagTACTCTTTACAATTGTGTAAATCAGGTAATTAATGGACAACACATACCTTCACAATTGATTCCCAAGTCTCGTCTGTAGCATCGATCGTGTTATCAGTGTCATTCCAACCGACTCCACTCTTCGATAACAATGTCACCAAAGTACTATATGTTTTTTTCCATACATGTATTTTCGAATTTATATGAGGATTCCCACGTATATTTGTTCCTGGTAATGTCGTCTGCATTTCATTCTCCAACAAAGTTAAGTAACCTGCTCTAAAACCATTTTCACTTTTCCAACCCTTGGTCGTAATGTCTTTCAGTGCATGAATTAACACATCTTCTTCACGGCCACTCCAACTTCGCCGTGTCTTGTCTGCTTTCTTGCACCTCGCAGTGCCGCTACCAGAAGTTGCCACACTATCCATCTTTACACGCAAGCTGCGTATGAAAATTCTGTCACGAAATATACTTCATGTAAGTACATGCAGCAGTAGTAGTCAGTGCATAAATTGCGAATGTTAATAAGTGAACAACACATTTTTTATTGAAAACAGGAAAATGCTACACATTCAAAATCGTATTGTTAATATAGTTTTTCAAACATCACTGCTCACTATGAAAAGAAGTACAGTTGCTAGTTACAATATGTAAAGATATGGCACTCCATCAGATTACAGAGAAAAAGACATTAATGGTAGGTGTTCCACATGGACATTGCACACTGATCTCGCCAATTAACCCAATCGTTCGATGACTCAAAACTGCTTATGTAATCATTATGTGTATCCTGAATCGGACTGCCAACTTCTTCTTCGTATTCATCTAAAGGATCGTCAGGCATTTGATTACGGACGAAATTATGCAATAGAATGCAAGCAAGAATTATTTGGTTTTGAACATGCAAGGGGTAGAATGAAGGACTTCGAAGGATAGCCCATCTCTTTTTCAACAAACCAAATGCTCTTTCAATAATGTTTCTTGCTTGACAATGCCTCCAATTAAATAACTCCTTGTGATCTTGTGGCGCTGATGCACGATTGCCCCAGGCATCCCTATGATATCTTACGCGTCTATACGGAGTCAAGAAACCCTCCACATTAGCGTATCCATTGTCACAGAGATAATAAGAACCTGCAGAATAAGTAAAAATCACTTACAAGTAGTCTCACCAGGAACAATTAGCGGTGAAATTGATACAAAATTTTGTATGTAAACAATAAAAGCATGTAGAGAAGAATCTTATTTACAAATAACCTCTTGGAACCTTGAATGCATCATCCCTAGTTAATGCATCTCTTAAAACTCTTGCATCGGCGGCCGATCCTTCCCAACCAGTCAGAGCGTAAATAAAGTTCATATTTCGATCACAAACCCCCAGAACATTAACTGCAATAATTCCTTTTCTGGTTCTATATTTTGCTTTGTCAATGGAACGAACGTGTACGCCGATATGAGTTCCATCCAATGCACCTAGACAACCCTTGTAAAAATTACCATAAGAGGTCAGTATTGTTAACTAAGACACTACTTAAATAAAACACAGTTTGTCCACAATGTaacaataaaacaaattttgaacaaaatatTACCTCAAACCATTTCCACGGTTCGCTGTCACATGTCTCATCCACAGGGGTAGGCTTCACAAGAAGTAGCGTATACAACTTCAACAACGCACGCATAACTTCATGGAAATGTAAGCTGACTGTCTGTCCACTACGCATGTAATCGTGCCTGGTTACCCGATTTTTCTTATGGTGTGCCAAAACAGACAAAAACATTGCAACCTTCTCTTGGACGCGGACATACCGAGAATCTGTTAGTCCTCCTATATGCATTAGAAGATAGCACAACCTTCCAAATGCATTTCGATTCATTCTCAAGTTCAACATACATTGAACATCACCCGCATCAATAATCATATTCAGATGGCAAAACTGAGCATTGATTCTTTGTGTCATGCTGTACGAAACAGGTGTATTACGAGTGCCACGGTGTCGACGGGCAACCATCCTCGGACGTCGTCGGATTAGAAGACACAACATCACCAAATTTGTAAACAATATTTGTTGTACCATTATAAGCAGTAGAAGTTTTCTACGTTTCATGTCCATCTTGAGACAACAGTAAACCAACGAGAACACATTCAAATTTAGATTCACAGTAGCAgaatgtgaaaagaaaattattaaaacaacaGTTAGTAAAGGGAACTCTTCTTGGCCAATGATACACTTCGACAATTGCGTGGAAACATATGCATTTGATCACAATTGAACAGATCAAAATTGTGCAGTTCAAGTACTGTCTTAAAAATTGAGGAAAAACGCAGGCGGGAGGTAAAAAGTACTAACAAACAAAACAGTAGGTGTCAATGCTCTGTTGCCGTCGTCCTTCCCGTGCGTTCAAAAAGGTAATAATGTACATCAGATAAATCTATTATCTCCGATTTTAGAAATAACTTCGCGTACAGGTTATGGTAGTTTCCATTGTAACAAATACAATAGATTCAAGGACAGGTTAAGTTAATTTCTTTCACCACAAAAATTACCTGGTAATTTGGAGCAATTCAGATACAGTCTGCGAGTTGGAAGAGGACTTCAATGGTCATTCGGTTGTAAAGCTCATCTGAAGACGACGGCTGCGCATTTCATTACAAGATAGCAGATGGGTCTCTTTAAGGGAAGTTTGGTTTAAGTAGGGCGAAGGGTATTTGGGGAAAAAAAATAGGCTGTCAAGAGTACTGTAGCGACTGGGACAAGCAATACCTTCAACAAAAGGGGATTGAAATCTTGGTTTTTCACGTTGGAACAGTGGGATTTTCCCGGGCCCAGGGTTATAAGTGCTTGCCTTAAAATGATACCAAACACTTGATTACAAGTGTTATCCTACCACTATCCCAAGTACCAAACGCTGCGCTAGGGTTTTCTCCCTAGCAGCCACACCCACACATACACACTCACTCATGTACAAGGCTCAATTCACGTGATTTTAAAGGTAGAAAATGCAGCAAGGTCTTCCCTGTCTCTCCGACAACGTTCTCTCGCATCAAGGCTTGAATATTCGTGCATGAATCACACAAAGACACACATTATTCTTTCTTTTCTCATCATTTATATCCTATTAGGTGTGAATATATATGTTGGTATGAAAATACATATATCCTTATTTATATTTCGTTTTTATACACATGGAAAAACTTGAATTTTCTTGCCATATAATTCATGATATCGATGTGTACAAGGGGATGCTAGGCTAGGGTTGTTATGGGATCAATTTGAGGGCTGTTAGGAGTTCTAGATTGTGTTGGGAATTGTGCTGGGAAATAATGGAAGGGGGCTGCACGATTTTTGGGGTTCAAGAAGTCCAGGGCATGGTTTCGGAATAATTAAAGTAGGAGGCTACGCGAGTTGCTTTCCAGGAGAGGGGCTGGGCTCGTGAGGGTCATAGCATTGAGCCATTATGGTCCATGCACTGCTGGAGAGGTTAGGAAGGGTAGGCGCACAGCTAGGGCACAACCTAACCTTTGCCACGCGCAAGAAGAACGAACCATGCACGTCCTCGTGCACGGCTCGCTAATCTTTGTGTGGTCTTAAGGGGTCAGTCTTGGTCCTAGGAAAGCTGGTCAGGGTCTGGTCTGGTCTGGTCTAGTCGGTTAAGGGCTAGGATCTCGTGCATGGCTAGGTTTCTATGCGTTTCCGAAGGTGTTATGctaagtttggatggattcaAGTCGAATTTCTAAGGTTTATGGGTAAAATTAGAAAACTAAAGTTTGAGGggcaaaacgatcattttacatatgaaaaatattaggaGTCTTGACAGTGTCCTGAATGATGTAATAaatgttaaatgtttatttttaaaggttatgtGAGTTTTTAATGAAAAAATGATTAATGCTAAAAGAgagttgcatgcttgatttaaaaagaaaatattatttatgcatgtattttataaagtgataGAAATGCTGAAAATGTTTGGAATGAAGTGACTTAATTGTGACCGTAAAAAAATAGGGATTTGTGAGGGACAAAACCCTAGTGGAACCCATTTACGGGACAAATCCCCGTGGGAACCCAAAATCGAATTTTCATAGGCCAAGGCCTAGTAATAGAAAAGTGGTTGCTGGTGTTCCCACCAACTATAGGCCAATGCACAGAATGGAAAAATGGTTACTGTTGTCCCGTCGACTGGTACCATGGTTACAGCTGAAATTGATCAATCGACCAAAAGATGAAATGATGATCACAATTAATGAACGGATTTCACCtcaaaagaaaatgtatacatatatgtatataatgaAAGGAAAAGTATATGATgaaaaaaatgtttaagtttatgcatgttcatgttaaagttattttattaaaaaaaattcatagttgcatgtggatgtatatgtattgCTTGCTACTATGAttaaggtttgttgagtcaatagactcactaggtgtaaaTTATGCAGGTGATGATTTTACTGTTAAGACAAGAAGGTTGGATGATTGAACTGACTGGACTGATAGTGTACTAACCCGAGGACCCTTGCTAGTTTTTCCATACAATTATGCTTTTACAGtactttaaatattttcatgatttttGGAAGTAAGAATGATTTTTGAGCGGATTTATGATGTTTA
This genomic interval from Primulina eburnea isolate SZY01 chromosome 16, ASM2296580v1, whole genome shotgun sequence contains the following:
- the LOC140816870 gene encoding uncharacterized protein, which gives rise to MDMKRRKLLLLIMVQQILFTNLVMLCLLIRRRPRMVARRHRGTRNTPVSYSMTQRINAQFCHLNMIIDAGDVQCMLNLRMNRNAFGRLCYLLMHIGGLTDSRYVRVQEKVAMFLSVLAHHKKNRVTRHDYMRSGQTVSLHFHEVMRALLKLYTLLLVKPTPVDETCDSEPWKWFEGCLGALDGTHIGVHVRSIDKAKYRTRKGIIAVNVLGVCDRNMNFIYALTGWEGSAADARVLRDALTRDDAFKVPRGSYYLCDNGYANVEGFLTPYRRVRYHRDAWGNRASAPQDHKELFNWRHCQARNIIERAFGLLKKRWAILRSPSFYPLHVQNQIILACILLHNFVRNQMPDDPLDEYEEEVGSPIQDTHNDYISSFESSNDWVNWRDQCAMSMWNTYH